In a single window of the Bacteroidales bacterium genome:
- the pheS gene encoding phenylalanine--tRNA ligase subunit alpha, whose translation MKTDISRYIVEIENFSTYSPDELEKFRVRFLGKNGIVNHLFEEFKKTPKEKKQTTGKLLNLLKQKANEKYALLKETQNKSATQEENDIDLSLNSFSGSFGSRHPMSIIRNEIIQIFSRIGFTIAEGPEIEDDWHNFTALNFEEGHPAREMQDTFFIEQNPDIVLRTHTSSVQVRLMQTQKPPLRALMPGRVYRNEAISARAHCFFHQVEGLYVDKKVSFADLKQTLLYFSKEMFGADTKIRLRPSYFPFTEPSAEMDISCTICKGSGCQMCKKTGWVEILGCGMVDPNVLENCGIDSAKYSGYAFGMGIERITNLKYTIKDLRLFSENDIRFLKQFESNP comes from the coding sequence ATGAAAACCGACATAAGTCGTTATATTGTTGAAATTGAAAATTTTAGTACGTATTCACCTGATGAATTGGAAAAATTCAGAGTTCGTTTTCTGGGGAAAAATGGAATTGTAAATCATTTATTTGAAGAATTTAAAAAAACCCCAAAAGAAAAAAAGCAAACAACAGGCAAACTTCTTAATCTGTTAAAACAAAAGGCAAATGAAAAATATGCCCTTCTTAAGGAAACACAAAATAAGTCTGCAACACAAGAAGAAAATGATATAGACCTTTCTTTAAATTCGTTTTCTGGTAGTTTTGGTTCAAGACACCCCATGTCAATAATCCGAAATGAAATTATACAAATATTTTCCAGAATAGGCTTTACTATAGCCGAGGGGCCAGAAATTGAAGATGATTGGCATAATTTCACTGCATTAAATTTTGAAGAAGGGCACCCCGCCCGGGAAATGCAAGATACTTTTTTTATTGAACAAAATCCCGATATTGTTCTCCGAACACATACTTCTTCTGTGCAGGTTCGATTAATGCAAACCCAAAAACCTCCACTTCGTGCACTAATGCCTGGTCGAGTTTACCGAAATGAAGCTATTTCTGCCAGGGCTCATTGTTTTTTTCATCAAGTTGAAGGACTATATGTGGATAAAAAAGTTTCTTTTGCGGACCTTAAACAAACGTTACTGTATTTTTCTAAAGAAATGTTTGGTGCTGACACCAAAATTAGGTTGCGTCCGTCCTACTTTCCCTTCACCGAACCATCCGCAGAAATGGATATTTCATGCACCATCTGCAAGGGCTCCGGTTGTCAGATGTGTAAAAAAACGGGTTGGGTTGAAATTTTGGGCTGCGGCATGGTTGACCCTAACGTATTGGAAAATTGCGGGATAGATAGTGCTAAATATTCTGGTTATGCTTTTGGAATGGGCATCGAACGTATAACCAATTTAAAATATACCATTAAAGACCTGAGATTGTTTTCAGAAAATGATATTCGTTTTTTGAAGCAATTCGAAAGCAATCCTTGA
- a CDS encoding lipoprotein signal peptidase → MKIGNFQKKLLLSLSVVFVLLFIDQFLKIWIKTHFFLGETIYVFGLNWFQIHFVENYGMAFGMEFAGNYGKIFLSIFRLIAIGGICWYLYTLIKKNASIFFIVTISLILAGAAGNLFDSAFYGLIFSESTPFDKAVMFSQNGGYADFLYGRVVDMFYFPLFTIKLPNWFPFWGGQPFTFFEPVWNIADGAITVGVFILIIFQKRLFKSIPQNRKEKNTTEPAK, encoded by the coding sequence GTGAAAATCGGTAATTTTCAAAAAAAACTACTATTATCGTTATCTGTAGTTTTTGTTTTACTATTTATTGACCAGTTTCTAAAAATTTGGATTAAAACACATTTTTTTCTCGGAGAAACAATTTATGTTTTTGGGCTCAACTGGTTTCAAATTCATTTTGTTGAAAATTATGGCATGGCTTTCGGTATGGAGTTTGCCGGCAATTATGGTAAAATTTTTCTTAGCATATTCCGCCTCATTGCCATAGGTGGTATTTGTTGGTATCTCTATACTCTTATTAAAAAAAATGCAAGCATATTTTTTATTGTCACAATATCGTTAATACTTGCAGGTGCTGCAGGCAACTTATTCGATAGCGCCTTTTATGGCTTAATATTTAGCGAAAGTACTCCCTTTGATAAAGCAGTTATGTTTTCTCAAAATGGTGGATATGCTGATTTTCTATATGGAAGAGTCGTTGATATGTTTTATTTCCCTTTATTCACTATTAAGCTCCCAAACTGGTTTCCATTTTGGGGCGGACAGCCTTTTACTTTTTTTGAACCGGTTTGGAATATTGCCGACGGGGCTATTACTGTTGGGGTTTTTATCCTTATTATTTTTCAAAAACGACTTTTTAAGTCAATTCCGCAAAATAGAAAAGAAAAAAACACAACAGAACCTGCGAAATGA
- the ileS gene encoding isoleucine--tRNA ligase — MQNKYKEYKQLSLTQIASDIDLYWEKNDIFHKSVENRRGKTPFVFYEGPPSANGQPGIHHVMARTIKDIFCRYKTLKGYLVERKAGWDTHGLPIEIAVEKTLGITKEDIGKSITVEEYNNQCRKEVMKYKDQWDELTIKMGYWVDLENPYITFDNKYIESVWFLLSKLYEKGFLYKGYAIQPYSPAAGTGLSSHELNLPGCYKDVKDNTVVAQFKVVANEHPVVAVLQKNLHGELFILAWTTTPWTLPSNTALAVGTDIEYNVVESYNQYTHLPITVILAKELKEKYFPEKNAELVIEDYKEGDKNIPYKIRASFKGKELSGIRYEQLLPYAQPNDGDAFKVVVGDFVTTEDGTGIVHIAPSFGADDFRTAKQYGLGSLTLVDKQGKFTEEMGEFAGRYVKPEYDTNPVNKEENNVDIDIIIKLKKENRAFKSEKYEHSYPHCWRTDKPILYYPLDSWFIKTTACKDRMIELNKTINWKPESTGSGRFGNWLENLVDWNLSRSRYWGVPLPIWTSEDRSEQLCIGSAEQLKKEIEKSVTAGFMKDCNYDKFVPGDFSTENYNTIDLHRPYVDEIILVSTSGKKMFREPDLIDVWFDSGSMPYAQCHYPFENQEFFKNNYPADFIAEGVDQTRGWFFTLHAIATTLFDSVAYKNVVSNGLVLDKNGNKMSKRLGNAVDPFEAIHKYGPDATRWYMITNSQPWDNLKFDWTIKKDACGEITEQYSDSIIEVQRKFFSTLYNTYAFFALYANIDGFKYAEDEIALEKRPEIDWWILSELNTLILNVDECYNDYEPTRAGRLIQEFTEEYLSNWYVRLCRRRFWKGEYTEDKIAAYQTLYTCLETIAQLASPIAPFFMERLFIDLNSVTQRKSTISVHLADFPEANKAFIDKALEERMQLAQKVSSMVLSLRKKHNIRVRQPLGRIMIPVPDKNFEKQLHLVQNLILSEVNVKEIEYLDPTVGKLVKKIKPDYKACGPKFGKFMKQIATALAGFTQEQINEFENAKTYSLQFENETVTLEISDVEIITEDIPGWAVATYDNLTVALDISISETLKEEGLARELVNRIQNLRKDLKFEVTDKIRVEIERRNGLLSAVKNNFSYICNEILAVSIDLKDNVSEKKQLVELTDEISTFVAIEKA; from the coding sequence ATGCAAAACAAATACAAAGAATACAAACAGCTAAGTCTGACACAAATTGCTTCCGACATAGACCTGTACTGGGAAAAAAATGATATTTTTCATAAGAGCGTGGAAAACCGCAGAGGAAAAACTCCTTTTGTGTTTTATGAAGGGCCACCTTCTGCCAACGGGCAGCCGGGTATTCATCACGTGATGGCACGGACTATAAAAGATATTTTCTGCCGGTATAAAACCTTAAAGGGCTATTTGGTTGAACGTAAGGCGGGGTGGGATACTCACGGCCTGCCCATTGAAATTGCCGTTGAAAAAACGCTGGGAATCACTAAAGAAGATATTGGAAAGTCAATCACTGTTGAGGAATATAACAACCAATGCCGCAAAGAGGTAATGAAATACAAAGACCAGTGGGATGAACTAACAATAAAAATGGGCTATTGGGTTGATTTGGAAAATCCTTACATTACGTTTGATAACAAATATATCGAATCTGTCTGGTTTTTACTGAGTAAGCTTTACGAAAAAGGATTTTTATATAAAGGGTACGCCATACAGCCGTATTCACCAGCAGCCGGAACCGGATTAAGTTCACATGAATTAAACCTCCCGGGATGCTATAAAGACGTAAAAGACAATACGGTGGTAGCACAGTTTAAAGTCGTTGCAAACGAACATCCCGTGGTTGCTGTTTTGCAAAAAAACCTTCACGGAGAACTTTTTATTCTTGCCTGGACCACAACTCCGTGGACACTTCCTTCAAATACAGCGTTAGCTGTTGGCACTGATATTGAATACAATGTTGTTGAAAGTTACAATCAGTACACACACCTGCCCATTACCGTTATTCTGGCAAAAGAGCTGAAAGAGAAATATTTCCCGGAAAAAAATGCTGAATTGGTTATTGAAGATTACAAAGAAGGAGATAAAAATATTCCTTATAAAATTCGGGCAAGCTTTAAAGGTAAAGAACTTTCGGGTATACGCTATGAGCAACTCCTCCCCTACGCCCAGCCCAACGATGGCGATGCTTTTAAGGTGGTGGTCGGCGATTTTGTAACAACCGAAGACGGCACCGGAATTGTTCACATTGCCCCCAGCTTTGGCGCCGATGACTTTCGGACTGCAAAACAATACGGACTCGGTTCGCTGACCTTGGTTGACAAGCAGGGAAAATTTACAGAAGAAATGGGCGAATTTGCCGGAAGGTACGTTAAGCCGGAATATGACACTAACCCGGTAAACAAGGAAGAAAATAATGTTGATATTGACATCATAATCAAACTGAAAAAAGAAAACAGAGCGTTTAAATCGGAAAAATACGAACACTCCTATCCTCATTGCTGGAGAACCGATAAGCCCATATTATACTATCCTCTCGACTCTTGGTTTATCAAAACCACTGCTTGCAAAGACCGCATGATTGAACTGAACAAAACCATCAACTGGAAACCCGAAAGCACCGGCAGCGGTAGGTTTGGCAACTGGCTCGAAAATCTGGTGGACTGGAACCTTTCCCGCTCACGTTACTGGGGCGTCCCCTTGCCTATCTGGACCAGCGAAGACCGTAGCGAACAATTATGCATCGGTTCTGCAGAACAACTGAAAAAGGAAATTGAAAAATCGGTGACAGCAGGGTTTATGAAGGATTGCAATTATGATAAGTTTGTTCCGGGAGATTTTTCTACTGAAAACTACAACACCATTGACCTGCATCGCCCTTATGTTGATGAAATAATTCTTGTTTCTACCTCAGGTAAAAAAATGTTCCGCGAACCCGACCTGATTGATGTATGGTTTGATTCGGGCTCTATGCCTTATGCACAATGCCATTATCCATTTGAAAATCAGGAGTTTTTTAAAAACAATTATCCAGCTGATTTTATAGCCGAGGGAGTTGACCAGACACGTGGCTGGTTTTTTACCTTGCATGCTATTGCTACCACGCTTTTTGATTCGGTAGCTTATAAAAATGTGGTTTCCAACGGATTGGTGCTTGACAAAAACGGCAATAAAATGTCGAAACGCTTAGGTAATGCCGTTGACCCTTTTGAGGCCATCCATAAATACGGCCCTGATGCAACTCGCTGGTATATGATTACCAACTCGCAACCATGGGACAACCTGAAATTTGACTGGACGATAAAAAAAGATGCCTGTGGCGAAATAACTGAACAATATTCCGACAGCATTATAGAAGTGCAGCGGAAGTTTTTCAGCACACTTTATAACACCTATGCTTTTTTCGCTTTGTATGCAAATATTGATGGTTTCAAATATGCAGAAGACGAAATAGCGCTGGAAAAACGTCCCGAAATTGACTGGTGGATATTGTCAGAGTTGAACACATTGATTCTTAATGTTGACGAATGTTATAACGATTATGAACCCACGCGTGCTGGCCGGCTGATTCAGGAGTTTACTGAGGAATATCTGAGCAATTGGTATGTACGCCTTTGCCGCCGCCGTTTTTGGAAAGGCGAATACACCGAAGATAAAATAGCGGCATATCAAACATTATATACCTGTCTTGAAACTATTGCACAACTGGCCTCCCCTATTGCGCCGTTTTTTATGGAGCGTCTGTTTATTGATCTAAACAGCGTTACACAACGCAAATCTACAATTTCAGTTCATCTGGCCGATTTCCCCGAAGCAAACAAGGCCTTTATTGATAAAGCGCTGGAGGAAAGAATGCAACTGGCTCAAAAGGTGTCATCCATGGTGTTGTCGCTGCGCAAAAAGCATAACATCCGTGTTCGCCAGCCCCTGGGCAGGATAATGATTCCCGTGCCGGATAAAAACTTTGAAAAACAACTGCATTTGGTGCAGAACCTGATATTGTCAGAAGTCAACGTCAAAGAAATTGAATATCTTGACCCCACAGTAGGCAAGCTTGTTAAGAAGATTAAACCCGATTATAAGGCATGCGGGCCTAAGTTTGGCAAATTTATGAAGCAGATTGCCACCGCACTGGCTGGATTTACACAGGAACAGATAAATGAATTTGAAAATGCCAAAACCTATTCGCTGCAATTTGAGAACGAAACTGTTACTCTTGAAATCAGCGATGTGGAAATTATCACAGAAGATATTCCCGGCTGGGCAGTTGCTACCTACGACAACTTAACTGTGGCTCTTGATATCAGCATCAGCGAAACTTTAAAAGAAGAGGGTCTTGCCAGAGAACTGGTTAACCGGATTCAGAACCTGAGAAAAGACCTGAAGTTTGAGGTTACTGACAAAATCAGGGTTGAAATTGAAAGGCGCAATGGTTTGTTGTCCGCCGTAAAAAATAATTTTTCATATATTTGCAACGAAATTCTGGCCGTTTCTATAGATTTGAAAGACAATGTTTCAGAAAAGAAACAACTTGTGGAACTTACAGATGAAATCAGTACTTTTGTTGCTATAGAAAAGGCTTAA
- a CDS encoding single-stranded DNA-binding protein produces MNPEVETLTNGAQMLRFSLATSSNYKNSKEEWVCETTWHNIVMWDKVAELALDKIKKGTFVKVTGKIVTRQYTDKNDTKHNTVEIRTTSFEIVEIAKKEATEKAA; encoded by the coding sequence ATGAATCCCGAAGTAGAAACTCTGACAAACGGTGCGCAGATGCTGCGTTTTTCATTGGCAACAAGCTCCAATTACAAAAACAGCAAAGAAGAATGGGTGTGCGAAACCACATGGCATAATATTGTGATGTGGGACAAGGTTGCCGAACTGGCGCTGGACAAAATTAAAAAAGGCACTTTTGTTAAAGTTACCGGAAAAATTGTAACCCGTCAATACACCGATAAAAACGACACCAAACACAATACTGTGGAAATACGCACCACATCTTTTGAGATTGTAGAAATAGCCAAAAAAGAAGCTACAGAAAAAGCCGCATAA
- a CDS encoding TraR/DksA C4-type zinc finger protein, producing the protein MSVKHEDTPQKTRYSDAELQEFKEIILKKLEEARRDYEILSEAFSNNSGQDINDTSPTFKILEEGSQVLSKEENSQLAMRQAKFIKNLENALVRIENKTYGICRVTGKLISKERLRIVPHATLSMEAKLQQGKLR; encoded by the coding sequence TTGTCTGTTAAACATGAAGATACGCCACAAAAAACAAGATATTCTGATGCAGAGCTTCAAGAATTTAAAGAAATCATTCTAAAAAAACTTGAGGAAGCGAGACGTGATTATGAGATACTTTCTGAAGCGTTTTCTAATAATTCCGGCCAAGACATCAATGACACATCCCCAACATTCAAAATACTGGAGGAAGGCTCACAAGTACTTTCAAAAGAAGAAAACAGTCAGCTAGCCATGCGTCAGGCAAAATTTATTAAAAATCTTGAAAATGCTTTGGTGCGTATTGAAAATAAAACTTATGGAATTTGCAGAGTTACCGGCAAGCTTATTTCAAAGGAACGACTTAGAATCGTACCCCATGCTACTCTTAGTATGGAAGCAAAACTCCAACAGGGCAAACTAAGGTGA
- a CDS encoding universal stress protein — protein MTEENKQKQQILVPYDFSKATDNALLCATELAGLFKCEICLFHTINKKISKFYSGEKLSEEVVRKKLTIIAMNIIETHNIQTNVYFFKEEVDKVINKIYEQINAIAVVFGINAKKKPYHYFTPGDISTDYRNLRIPIITVHDELNNKSFFNNIILTLDFNRESKEKSAWAGHISTLNNTKITILTRHYNDSYFAAALRSNMALVKKLYDNLGVVYEIKNEPDIKCDIDKYAVDYAFYNKGEMLVVMATKEIAIDDLLFGLKEKKIINNKYKLPVMLINPRDDLYLPCGC, from the coding sequence ATGACGGAAGAAAACAAGCAGAAACAACAAATATTGGTCCCTTATGATTTTTCGAAAGCAACAGATAACGCCTTATTGTGTGCCACGGAGCTTGCCGGCCTGTTTAAGTGCGAGATATGCCTGTTTCATACCATAAATAAAAAAATTTCAAAGTTTTATTCCGGAGAAAAACTATCCGAAGAGGTTGTAAGAAAAAAACTTACAATTATTGCAATGAATATTATTGAAACCCATAATATTCAAACAAATGTTTATTTTTTTAAAGAGGAAGTAGATAAAGTTATTAATAAAATTTATGAGCAAATCAACGCAATTGCTGTTGTATTCGGCATAAATGCGAAAAAAAAGCCCTATCATTATTTTACACCGGGAGACATTTCAACAGATTATCGCAATTTACGCATTCCCATAATAACAGTCCATGATGAGCTTAACAATAAAAGTTTTTTTAACAATATCATTTTAACTCTTGATTTTAATCGAGAATCCAAAGAAAAATCTGCCTGGGCTGGACATATCAGCACATTAAACAACACAAAGATTACCATACTAACCCGACATTATAATGACTCATATTTTGCCGCAGCACTTAGAAGCAATATGGCTTTGGTAAAAAAACTTTATGACAACCTTGGTGTTGTATATGAAATAAAAAACGAACCGGATATTAAATGTGATATTGATAAATATGCCGTAGATTATGCTTTTTATAATAAAGGCGAAATGTTGGTTGTTATGGCAACTAAAGAAATTGCAATTGACGATTTATTATTTGGCCTTAAAGAGAAGAAAATAATTAACAATAAGTATAAGCTTCCCGTAATGCTAATCAATCCCCGGGACGACTTGTATCTTCCCTGTGGTTGCTAA
- a CDS encoding M28 family peptidase, producing MKNFFLIFCVFIFSFRSVYSQDIIYVRSIIDTLCMQDMYGRGYVNDGEKKAADYIARQLKKLNTQHFGDDYFQPFTISINTLPGDLELKINDKLLMPGVDYTVDPDAPNVDTSYVAYSFLNNKTLCSQRTVQNFYNKEFKEKLIIIDTGFEKNDSEKLLEAEVVMRINYNKNIWRVSRAQKQNHQAIINISNKALPKKIKKAEIKVHAKFEETYSIQNVVGYFPGKVYPDTFIIVGAHFDHLGMMGNKTYFPGANDNASGTAMVLDLARFFADTAHIGKYSIAFMFFTGEEAGLLGSEYYTKNPLFPLSNIKFMLNLDMIGTGSNGIKVVNGSVIKKEFERLKSINEQHGYLKTVSERGEAANSDHYFFYKKGVKSFFIYTLGNEYKEYHTPTDKAEGLPLTKYNELFKLIVDFIKSF from the coding sequence ATGAAAAATTTTTTTTTAATTTTCTGTGTTTTTATTTTTTCATTTCGAAGTGTTTATTCACAGGATATAATTTATGTAAGAAGCATAATTGACACACTATGCATGCAGGATATGTATGGCAGGGGTTATGTTAATGATGGGGAAAAAAAAGCCGCCGACTACATTGCCAGACAATTAAAAAAATTAAATACCCAACATTTTGGGGATGATTATTTTCAACCTTTTACGATTTCAATAAATACACTGCCCGGAGATTTAGAATTAAAGATCAACGACAAGCTTTTAATGCCTGGTGTGGATTATACTGTTGATCCAGACGCTCCAAATGTTGACACATCTTATGTTGCTTATTCTTTTCTTAATAACAAAACCTTATGTTCTCAAAGAACCGTTCAGAATTTTTACAATAAAGAGTTTAAGGAAAAATTAATAATTATTGATACCGGGTTTGAAAAAAATGACAGCGAAAAACTTCTTGAGGCCGAAGTAGTTATGAGAATAAATTATAATAAAAATATTTGGCGTGTTTCGAGGGCACAAAAACAAAACCATCAGGCCATAATAAACATCAGTAACAAAGCGCTGCCTAAAAAAATAAAAAAAGCAGAGATTAAGGTTCATGCTAAGTTTGAGGAAACTTACTCTATTCAAAATGTGGTGGGTTATTTTCCCGGAAAAGTTTATCCGGACACATTTATTATTGTTGGGGCACATTTTGACCATTTGGGAATGATGGGAAACAAAACATATTTCCCCGGGGCGAACGATAATGCCAGCGGTACAGCTATGGTGCTCGACCTTGCCAGGTTTTTTGCAGATACAGCTCATATAGGAAAATACTCTATTGCTTTTATGTTTTTTACCGGAGAAGAGGCCGGATTACTAGGTTCGGAGTATTATACAAAAAATCCATTATTTCCATTATCAAATATAAAGTTTATGTTAAATCTTGACATGATTGGTACTGGTAGCAATGGCATTAAGGTTGTGAATGGCAGCGTTATAAAAAAAGAATTTGAACGACTGAAATCAATCAACGAACAGCACGGATATCTGAAAACCGTAAGTGAAAGAGGGGAAGCCGCCAATAGCGACCATTATTTTTTTTACAAAAAAGGTGTAAAAAGCTTTTTTATTTACACCCTTGGCAATGAATATAAAGAATACCATACTCCGACAGATAAAGCGGAAGGGCTGCCGCTGACAAAATATAACGAATTATTTAAATTAATAGTGGATTTTATTAAATCTTTTTAA
- a CDS encoding peptidylprolyl isomerase, with protein MKNIIFYIFIALLLSASSFGQSETQSEPKFLIKTNLGDITVKLYNETPLHRDNFVKLVREGFYNGSIFHRVINSFMIQGGGAANGTEDVGYTIPAEIVPKYFHKKGALAAARMPDQVNPQKASSGSQFYIVQGKIYTDAELDIFGQRLNRKFTAQERETYKTIGGTPHLDGNYTVFGEVIEGFEIINKIAEVKTKAGDKPIEDIQMTITEIK; from the coding sequence ATGAAAAACATTATATTTTACATTTTTATAGCATTATTGTTATCAGCAAGCAGTTTCGGGCAATCAGAAACACAAAGTGAACCTAAATTTTTAATTAAAACAAATTTAGGGGACATTACTGTAAAGTTATATAATGAAACACCCCTGCACCGTGACAATTTTGTTAAGCTTGTCCGGGAAGGGTTTTACAATGGTTCCATTTTTCATCGTGTTATTAATTCTTTTATGATTCAGGGCGGCGGCGCAGCAAATGGAACTGAAGATGTGGGATATACGATACCTGCAGAAATTGTTCCTAAATATTTTCATAAAAAGGGAGCTCTTGCTGCGGCCCGTATGCCCGACCAGGTCAACCCGCAAAAAGCGTCATCGGGTTCACAGTTTTATATCGTTCAGGGAAAGATTTATACGGATGCAGAACTTGACATTTTTGGGCAACGTTTAAATAGAAAATTTACGGCACAGGAACGCGAAACATATAAAACAATTGGCGGAACCCCTCATCTTGATGGCAATTATACTGTTTTTGGCGAAGTCATTGAGGGCTTTGAAATAATTAACAAAATTGCCGAAGTGAAAACTAAGGCTGGCGACAAGCCCATTGAAGACATTCAAATGACCATTACTGAAATTAAGTAA
- a CDS encoding thymidine kinase — MFGEKNNETHKKGYIEVICGSMFSGKTEELIRRLKRAKYAKQIVEIFKPEIDTRYDIERIVSHNDNSINSTPVQSSSQILLLSTDVDVVGIDEAQFFDHEIVNVCNILAERGVRIIVAGLDMDYLGKPFGPMPALMATAEYVTKVHAICVRCGNLAYVSHRKIQNDKLVFLGESDTYEPLCRSCYLNAIQAEK, encoded by the coding sequence ATGTTTGGAGAAAAAAACAACGAAACACATAAAAAAGGATACATTGAGGTTATTTGTGGCTCTATGTTTTCGGGCAAAACCGAAGAATTAATACGTCGTCTTAAACGAGCCAAATACGCAAAACAAATTGTAGAAATTTTTAAACCGGAAATTGACACAAGATATGATATTGAGCGTATAGTATCTCATAATGACAATTCTATTAATTCTACTCCCGTCCAGTCATCATCTCAAATATTATTATTATCAACAGATGTTGATGTTGTGGGTATTGATGAGGCTCAGTTTTTTGACCACGAAATTGTCAATGTCTGCAACATACTTGCCGAAAGGGGTGTCCGGATTATTGTTGCCGGCCTTGATATGGATTACCTTGGTAAGCCTTTTGGGCCAATGCCTGCATTAATGGCTACGGCGGAATATGTAACAAAAGTTCATGCTATTTGTGTCAGGTGCGGCAATCTTGCCTATGTTTCACATCGGAAAATACAAAACGACAAGCTTGTCTTTCTTGGAGAAAGCGATACATACGAACCCCTCTGTAGGAGTTGTTACCTAAATGCTATTCAAGCAGAAAAATAA